One part of the Algibacter sp. L1A34 genome encodes these proteins:
- a CDS encoding nicotinic acid mononucleotide adenyltransferase, producing MKNILIIAIALFTSMTFAQKEKSLTLNKETNQIDAIYYHDNGEVSQTGAFTADGKLDGKWVSFDEAGEKTTVAYYQDGKKVGKWIHFIDGKKKVVSYENNVATL from the coding sequence ATGAAAAATATATTAATTATCGCAATAGCATTATTTACATCAATGACTTTTGCTCAAAAAGAAAAATCTTTAACTTTAAATAAAGAAACTAACCAAATAGACGCTATTTATTATCACGATAATGGTGAAGTAAGCCAAACAGGTGCCTTTACTGCAGATGGTAAGTTAGATGGTAAATGGGTTAGCTTTGATGAAGCAGGAGAAAAAACAACTGTTGCGTATTATCAAGATGGTAAAAAAGTTGGTAAATGGATTCACTTTATCGACGGAAAGAAAAAAGTAGTGAGTTATGAAAATAACGTTGCTACGTTGTAG
- a CDS encoding TonB-dependent receptor, with protein MKNIFIVLSLFLTSFLSLNAQGTVAGNVLDGEYNNEPMAFANILVKGTTTGTTSDFDGKYQLSLDAGTYTLIFSFVGYESKEISDIVIKNGQVFDLDVILKSNSLDEIVITTSAKRNTENAVLNIQKKSVTLLDGLSAQSIKSSGASNIAAAVKSVPGVSVEGGKYVYVRGLGDRYTKTTLNGVDIPGLDPDRNTIQMDVFPTSIIDNIIVIKSAAAEFPADFTGGVVDIITKDFPTKFEASLSLGAGFNPSMHGKDNFLIGNSSSTDFFGYDDNSRSRPIHRYQNIPGTFDNRGLLTTLTGRFDSQLRAQEETSKPNFNFGFTIGDQFEVGENDKFGYLASFSYKNSTTFYENRVDGAYSIDANDKSNNELVADRTSNGREGINNVLVNGLVGLTYKTQNSKYRVNVLHIQNGESTGGFFNQVVAQGGSGSGSGYEPLTKDAITYTERSVTNILLNGKHSFGAKNEWDFEWKLSPTISKVHDLDHRVTPLQQSQSGDYFISASAATFPIRIWRFLQEENWAGKIDLSKKYELFGKPAKVKFGGGHTYKFRDFSVDDWTFDNNGTSVLNGNPDNILATENLWSRDNTNGTYLISGDIFNPNDAYEGEQHISSTYISNEFNISEKLKSIIGLRAEIFTSYYTGQDGTDLYNRFKVIDVYDLFPSANFIYAVTDQSNIRTSYYKTTARPSFKEASLSQIFDPVTDRLFIGNIDLKPTYVNNFDLRFENFGDAGAMFAVSAFFKDFTDPLEKSFFASAPTQLTIGNLGSAKVYGAEFEFRKNLGFITESLEDLKFTLNVSVTESELTMSDEEFNSRTANARDGQTIDQKRELQGQAPYLINTSLNYSNSDLGLQTGLFFNMQGETLEVVGLGGVPDVYTKPFKSLNFTLNKAFGENKKSSIDIKVSNILGSNRESVYQSYKAQDQIFSLREPGTEFSIGYAYKF; from the coding sequence ATGAAAAATATTTTTATAGTTCTTTCGCTTTTTTTAACTTCATTTTTAAGTTTGAATGCTCAGGGAACTGTTGCTGGAAATGTGCTAGACGGTGAGTACAACAACGAGCCAATGGCCTTTGCCAACATTTTAGTAAAAGGCACTACAACAGGTACAACATCAGACTTTGATGGTAAATACCAATTGTCTTTAGATGCTGGAACTTACACGCTAATCTTTTCTTTCGTTGGATACGAATCCAAAGAAATTAGTGATATTGTTATTAAAAATGGACAAGTATTTGATTTAGATGTTATTTTAAAATCCAATTCTTTAGACGAAATTGTAATTACTACAAGTGCAAAAAGAAATACTGAAAATGCTGTATTAAACATTCAGAAAAAATCGGTTACCCTTTTAGATGGTTTATCTGCACAAAGCATTAAATCTAGTGGAGCAAGTAACATTGCTGCTGCAGTAAAATCTGTTCCTGGTGTTTCTGTAGAAGGTGGTAAATACGTTTATGTACGTGGTCTTGGAGATCGTTACACAAAAACAACTTTAAATGGTGTTGATATTCCGGGTTTAGATCCTGACAGAAACACAATCCAAATGGATGTTTTCCCTACAAGTATTATCGACAATATTATTGTTATAAAATCTGCCGCAGCAGAATTTCCTGCCGATTTTACTGGTGGTGTTGTAGATATTATCACTAAAGATTTCCCAACAAAATTTGAAGCTTCTTTATCTCTTGGTGCTGGTTTTAACCCAAGCATGCACGGTAAAGATAACTTCCTAATAGGAAACTCTAGTAGTACTGATTTTTTTGGATATGATGACAATTCTAGAAGCCGACCAATTCACAGATACCAAAATATTCCTGGAACTTTTGATAATAGAGGTTTATTAACAACCCTTACAGGGCGTTTTGACAGTCAATTAAGAGCGCAAGAAGAGACAAGTAAACCTAACTTTAATTTTGGCTTTACAATAGGCGATCAATTTGAGGTTGGCGAAAATGACAAATTTGGATACTTAGCTTCGTTTTCATACAAAAACAGTACAACATTTTACGAAAACCGTGTAGATGGCGCTTACTCAATAGATGCTAACGATAAATCAAATAACGAGTTAGTTGCAGATAGAACATCTAATGGTCGTGAAGGTATTAACAATGTGCTTGTTAACGGGCTTGTAGGTTTAACCTATAAAACTCAAAATTCAAAATACCGTGTTAATGTACTTCATATTCAAAATGGAGAATCTACTGGTGGCTTCTTTAACCAAGTTGTAGCGCAAGGTGGTTCTGGTTCTGGTTCTGGTTACGAGCCTTTAACAAAAGATGCGATTACTTATACAGAGCGTTCGGTAACTAATATTCTTTTAAACGGAAAACACTCTTTTGGAGCTAAAAACGAATGGGATTTTGAGTGGAAATTATCTCCTACAATCTCTAAAGTTCACGATTTAGACCATAGAGTAACACCTTTACAACAATCACAATCTGGAGATTACTTTATTAGTGCTTCTGCAGCAACTTTCCCAATTAGAATCTGGCGTTTTTTACAAGAAGAAAACTGGGCTGGTAAAATAGATTTAAGTAAAAAATATGAATTATTCGGAAAGCCTGCTAAAGTAAAATTTGGTGGTGGCCATACTTATAAATTTAGAGATTTTAGTGTAGATGATTGGACGTTTGATAATAACGGTACATCTGTTCTAAACGGAAACCCTGATAATATTTTAGCAACAGAAAACCTTTGGAGTAGAGATAACACAAACGGTACATACTTAATTTCTGGTGATATTTTTAACCCAAATGATGCTTATGAAGGTGAGCAACATATTTCTTCAACTTATATTTCTAACGAGTTTAATATTTCTGAAAAATTAAAATCTATTATAGGTTTAAGAGCAGAAATATTTACATCGTATTACACAGGACAAGATGGAACAGATTTATACAACAGATTTAAAGTAATTGATGTGTATGATTTATTTCCATCGGCTAACTTTATTTACGCCGTAACTGATCAATCTAACATTCGTACATCTTATTATAAAACTACGGCTAGACCTTCTTTTAAAGAAGCATCATTATCTCAAATTTTCGATCCTGTTACAGACCGTTTATTCATTGGTAATATCGATTTAAAACCAACGTATGTAAACAACTTCGATTTAAGATTTGAAAACTTTGGAGATGCTGGCGCTATGTTTGCTGTTAGTGCTTTCTTTAAAGATTTTACAGATCCTTTAGAAAAATCTTTCTTTGCTTCTGCTCCAACACAATTAACTATAGGTAACTTAGGTAGTGCTAAGGTTTACGGTGCTGAATTTGAATTTAGAAAAAACCTAGGATTTATTACAGAGAGTTTAGAAGACTTAAAATTCACTTTAAACGTGTCGGTTACTGAGTCCGAATTAACGATGTCTGACGAAGAATTTAACTCTAGAACGGCAAATGCTCGTGACGGACAAACCATAGATCAAAAACGTGAATTACAAGGTCAAGCTCCATATTTAATAAACACGAGTTTAAACTATTCTAATTCGGATTTAGGTTTACAAACAGGTCTGTTTTTTAATATGCAAGGTGAAACTTTAGAAGTTGTTGGTTTAGGTGGTGTTCCTGATGTTTACACTAAACCATTTAAGAGTTTAAACTTTACCTTGAACAAAGCTTTTGGAGAGAACAAAAAATCTTCAATAGATATTAAAGTATCTAACATTTTAGGAAGCAATAGAGAAAGTGTTTATCAATCTTACAAAGCTCAAGACCAAATATTCTCTTTAAGAGAACCTGGTACTGAATTTTCTATTGGTTATGCATACAAATTCTAA
- a CDS encoding carboxypeptidase-like regulatory domain-containing protein, with product MKHLFLIIAFLTSVMSFAQDDTSINGNVLDLESNNAPLEMARISINETGVKTISDEYGNFKFERLSPGTYTVSLSFVGYETKTLEVKVAANRTTQIKESLGANTLSLEDLMLTLASADNNETSNITTTSN from the coding sequence ATGAAACATCTTTTTTTAATTATAGCTTTTTTAACATCAGTAATGTCGTTTGCTCAAGATGACACATCTATTAATGGTAACGTATTAGATTTAGAATCTAATAATGCGCCCTTAGAAATGGCTCGTATCTCTATTAACGAAACGGGAGTTAAAACAATATCTGATGAATACGGTAACTTTAAATTTGAACGTTTAAGTCCTGGAACTTATACAGTATCACTTAGTTTTGTAGGTTACGAAACTAAAACGTTGGAAGTTAAAGTAGCTGCCAACCGTACTACACAAATTAAAGAATCGCTAGGCGCTAACACTTTATCTTTAGAAGATTTAATGTTAACCTTAGCAAGCGCAGATAATAATGAAACGTCCAACATTACTACTACTAGTAACTAA
- the dgt gene encoding dGTP triphosphohydrolase: MNWEQLLSLKRFGDTNKRIRKEQDETRLGFEVDYDRVIFSSEFRSLQDKTQVIPLSETDFVHTRLTHSLEVSVVGRSLGRLVGKKLLEKHPHLQSSLGYQANDFGAIVAAAALAHDIGNPPFGHSGEKAIGEYFITGKGKNFQNQLTDKEYQDLCDFEGNANGFKILTEDRVGRLGGLRLCYATLGAFMKYPKESLPKKPTKHIADKKYGFFQSEKDAFQDVANELGLLKRSETDLSYSRHPLAFLVEAADDICYTIIDFEDGINLGLIQEEYALEYLSKIIRHNIKRENYYALSTKEDRIGYLRALAIGSLINEAVTIFMENEDAILNGTFDCGLLDKSQYEAQIKDIIKISVDNIYQSTEVVDKEIAGYGVINTLLNTYATAVNNGFNNTASNYDKLILKSLPKNINATSISLYERLSSVCYYVSLLSDSKAILEYKKIKGIGF; encoded by the coding sequence ATGAACTGGGAGCAATTACTATCCTTAAAACGCTTTGGCGACACCAATAAACGCATTAGAAAAGAGCAAGACGAAACTCGTTTAGGCTTTGAAGTAGACTATGATCGCGTTATTTTTTCATCAGAATTTAGAAGTTTACAAGATAAAACTCAGGTAATCCCTTTATCCGAAACCGATTTTGTACACACCAGACTTACGCACAGTTTAGAAGTTAGTGTTGTTGGCCGATCGCTTGGCCGTTTGGTTGGTAAAAAATTATTAGAAAAACACCCACACCTACAAAGCTCATTAGGTTATCAAGCCAACGATTTTGGCGCTATTGTAGCTGCGGCAGCTTTGGCACACGATATTGGAAACCCACCTTTTGGGCATTCGGGAGAAAAAGCAATAGGCGAATACTTTATAACCGGTAAAGGCAAGAATTTTCAAAACCAATTAACCGATAAAGAATATCAAGATCTTTGCGATTTTGAAGGTAATGCTAACGGATTCAAAATTTTAACCGAAGATAGAGTTGGTCGTTTAGGAGGATTAAGGCTTTGTTACGCCACGCTTGGTGCTTTCATGAAATACCCAAAAGAGTCGTTACCTAAAAAACCAACAAAACATATAGCCGATAAAAAATACGGTTTTTTCCAAAGTGAAAAAGACGCCTTTCAAGATGTAGCAAACGAACTTGGTTTACTAAAACGAAGTGAAACAGACCTAAGTTATTCACGCCATCCATTAGCGTTTTTAGTAGAAGCTGCCGATGATATTTGTTACACCATAATCGATTTTGAAGATGGTATAAACCTTGGGCTCATTCAAGAAGAATATGCGCTAGAATACCTTTCAAAAATTATTCGTCATAACATAAAACGAGAAAATTATTATGCGCTTTCAACTAAAGAAGACCGCATAGGTTATCTACGCGCCCTGGCCATTGGCTCACTAATAAACGAAGCCGTAACCATATTTATGGAAAATGAGGACGCTATTTTAAACGGCACTTTCGATTGCGGATTACTCGATAAAAGCCAATACGAAGCTCAAATAAAAGACATTATTAAAATTAGTGTCGATAATATTTACCAATCCACCGAGGTTGTCGATAAAGAAATCGCGGGTTATGGCGTAATAAATACGCTGCTAAATACCTATGCCACGGCAGTAAATAATGGGTTTAACAACACCGCATCTAATTACGATAAACTCATACTAAAAAGCCTACCGAAAAACATCAACGCCACGAGCATTAGCCTATACGAACGCCTATCTAGCGTATGTTATTACGTGTCGTTGCTGTCCGATAGTAAAGCCATTTTAGAGTACAAAAAAATAAAAGGAATAGGGTTTTAA
- a CDS encoding 2-hydroxyacid dehydrogenase translates to MKILHLDTNHELLIEQLAQAGFTNHEDYTSTKAEIETKIGDYDGIVLRSRFTIDKQFLDAATNLKFIGRVGAGLENIDCDYAEQKGVYLVSAPEGNRNAVGEHSLGMLLSLFNKLNKADAEVRQGKWFREANRGIELDGKTVGLIGYGNMGKAFAKKLRGFDVEVLCYDIKANVGDTNAKQVTLAEFQEKVDVVSLHTPQTPLTVNMINSEFINAIKKSFWLINTARGKSVVTSDLMVALKSGKILGAGLDVLEYEKASFENLFSNTLPEAFQYLLDSENVLLTPHVAGWTIESKEKLAQTIVDKILAKFC, encoded by the coding sequence ATGAAAATTCTACACCTCGATACCAATCACGAATTATTAATTGAGCAACTAGCACAAGCAGGATTTACAAATCACGAAGATTATACATCTACAAAAGCAGAAATAGAAACCAAAATTGGTGATTATGATGGTATTGTACTACGTAGTCGTTTTACAATAGATAAGCAATTTCTCGATGCCGCAACAAACCTTAAGTTTATTGGTAGAGTAGGTGCAGGGCTAGAAAATATAGATTGCGATTATGCCGAACAAAAAGGTGTGTATTTAGTTTCCGCACCAGAAGGTAACCGTAATGCCGTTGGCGAGCATAGTTTAGGTATGTTATTATCTTTATTCAATAAATTAAATAAAGCCGATGCCGAAGTACGCCAAGGCAAATGGTTTCGCGAAGCTAATAGAGGCATTGAGCTAGATGGAAAAACCGTTGGGTTAATAGGCTATGGAAACATGGGGAAAGCCTTTGCGAAAAAACTTAGAGGTTTCGATGTTGAGGTTTTATGTTACGATATAAAAGCTAATGTGGGAGATACAAACGCAAAACAAGTAACATTAGCAGAGTTTCAAGAAAAAGTAGATGTAGTGAGCTTGCACACGCCGCAAACGCCGCTTACTGTAAACATGATAAATTCAGAATTTATAAATGCCATTAAAAAATCATTTTGGCTTATAAATACAGCACGCGGAAAAAGTGTGGTGACAAGTGATTTAATGGTTGCTCTAAAATCTGGAAAAATCTTAGGTGCAGGACTCGATGTTTTAGAATACGAAAAAGCATCTTTCGAGAATCTGTTTTCAAACACATTACCCGAAGCATTTCAATATTTATTAGATTCAGAAAACGTACTATTAACACCTCATGTTGCAGGTTGGACCATTGAAAGTAAAGAGAAATTGGCTCAAACTATTGTCGATAAAATTCTCGCTAAATTTTGTTAA
- a CDS encoding DUF1801 domain-containing protein — translation MASKVTTVEQYLDALPDHRKVPVNKLREQILKNLPEGVKETISYGMLGYVIPHTVYPNGYHCNPKLPLPFMNLASQKNFIAVYSMVLYAKKDLMDWFVSEYKKQSKDKLDMGKVCLRFKKMEDIPFKLIGELTAKVSTKKWIELYENSIKK, via the coding sequence ATGGCATCTAAAGTTACAACAGTCGAACAATACCTCGATGCATTACCCGACCACCGAAAAGTACCGGTAAATAAACTTCGTGAGCAAATTTTAAAAAATCTTCCAGAAGGGGTTAAAGAAACCATAAGTTATGGTATGTTGGGTTATGTAATTCCGCATACGGTATATCCAAACGGTTATCATTGCAACCCAAAACTACCATTGCCATTCATGAATTTGGCATCTCAAAAAAACTTCATTGCTGTTTATAGTATGGTGCTTTATGCTAAAAAAGACCTTATGGATTGGTTTGTTTCAGAATATAAAAAACAGAGTAAAGACAAGTTGGATATGGGTAAAGTTTGCCTTCGGTTTAAAAAAATGGAAGATATCCCATTTAAGCTTATTGGCGAATTAACAGCAAAAGTTTCTACCAAGAAATGGATTGAGCTTTATGAGAATTCAATAAAGAAATAA
- a CDS encoding VOC family protein: MKRVTGIGGLFFKSKDPKASKDWYSKHLGFNTDDYGSTFWWKDKEGKDCSTQWSPFAEDTKYYEPSKKDFMFNYRVENLHELLKVLKEEGVTIVGKVEEYEYGKFGWILDNDGNKIELWEPNDSAFL, translated from the coding sequence ATGAAAAGAGTTACAGGAATAGGCGGTTTGTTTTTTAAAAGCAAAGATCCAAAAGCATCAAAAGATTGGTACAGCAAACATCTAGGTTTTAATACCGACGATTATGGTAGTACCTTTTGGTGGAAAGATAAAGAAGGAAAAGATTGTTCTACACAATGGAGTCCATTTGCTGAGGATACTAAATATTACGAGCCGTCAAAAAAAGATTTCATGTTTAATTACCGTGTGGAAAATTTGCATGAGTTGCTTAAAGTTTTAAAAGAAGAAGGTGTTACCATCGTTGGCAAAGTTGAAGAATATGAATACGGAAAATTTGGCTGGATTTTAGATAACGACGGTAATAAAATTGAACTTTGGGAACCTAACGATAGTGCTTTTTTGTAA
- a CDS encoding sulfite exporter TauE/SafE family protein, producing the protein MTYLEILQAYNLSVLQWVAMGSAMFLLGMSKSGIKGIGIIIVVIMAFVFGEKASTGVLVPMLICADIFAVVYYNQHAQWHIVKKLIPWMIVGVLVGVWVGNDISELIFKRLMAIIIIASVLIMIYTERRKSETVPDNKWFSAGTGFMAGFTTMIGNLAGPVANIYFLAMRFPKNEFIGTAAWLFFIINVFKLPFHVFVWGTVTKETLVLDSVLIPVVIGGFFLGTYIVKFVSNVNYRRFILIVTAVGGVILLFS; encoded by the coding sequence TTGACTTACTTAGAAATTCTTCAGGCTTATAATTTATCAGTTTTACAATGGGTTGCCATGGGTTCTGCTATGTTTTTACTCGGGATGTCTAAATCGGGAATTAAAGGTATCGGGATTATTATTGTGGTTATTATGGCTTTTGTATTTGGAGAAAAAGCATCGACAGGTGTTTTGGTTCCTATGCTTATTTGTGCCGATATTTTTGCAGTAGTTTATTATAATCAACATGCACAATGGCATATTGTTAAAAAACTTATTCCATGGATGATTGTTGGTGTTCTCGTTGGTGTTTGGGTTGGTAATGATATTTCAGAATTAATCTTTAAAAGGCTTATGGCCATAATCATTATAGCCTCGGTTTTAATTATGATTTATACCGAACGTAGAAAATCTGAGACTGTACCAGATAATAAATGGTTTTCGGCAGGAACGGGTTTTATGGCTGGTTTTACAACTATGATTGGTAATTTGGCAGGCCCAGTCGCAAATATTTATTTTCTTGCCATGCGATTTCCCAAAAATGAATTTATTGGTACGGCCGCCTGGTTGTTTTTTATAATAAATGTGTTTAAGCTTCCATTTCATGTCTTTGTTTGGGGCACGGTTACTAAAGAGACCTTGGTGTTAGATTCTGTTTTAATACCAGTAGTTATTGGTGGGTTTTTCCTCGGTACTTATATCGTGAAATTTGTTTCTAATGTAAACTATAGACGTTTTATCTTAATTGTTACTGCTGTTGGTGGTGTAATATTGTTATTTAGTTAA
- a CDS encoding NINE protein, with the protein MSDEKNLGDDLNDMLGDAKDGAKKAADTVNEKAGEFAGEAKEAASDFAKGANEVLGGENKKLVAGIVAILIGSLGIHKFILGYTKEGIIQLVATFVTCGIASIIPFIEGIIYLTKSDEEFYNTYQVGKKGWF; encoded by the coding sequence ATGTCAGACGAAAAAAATTTGGGCGACGATCTTAACGATATGTTAGGCGACGCTAAAGATGGTGCAAAAAAAGCAGCCGATACGGTAAACGAAAAAGCTGGAGAATTTGCAGGAGAAGCTAAAGAAGCAGCTTCAGATTTTGCAAAAGGTGCAAACGAAGTGCTAGGTGGTGAAAACAAAAAATTAGTTGCAGGTATTGTAGCTATTTTAATTGGTAGCTTAGGAATCCATAAATTTATCTTAGGATATACTAAAGAAGGTATTATTCAGCTTGTAGCTACATTTGTTACTTGTGGTATAGCAAGTATTATTCCGTTTATAGAAGGAATCATCTATTTAACTAAATCTGATGAAGAGTTTTACAATACTTACCAAGTTGGTAAAAAAGGCTGGTTTTAA
- a CDS encoding GNAT family N-acyltransferase: MTKATNIGLVTPKEVAKAIKLDKYGFIGTFIGWLLMKALKISTINKVYKRNNHLEGVEFLDKILEEFQIKFEIPEEDFKRLPKNGAYITVSNHPLGGIDGALLLKLMLEQRDDFKIIANFLLHRIQPMKPYMMPVNPFEDRKDIKSSIAGFKNAILHVRAGHPLGLFPAGEVSTYRDGKLVVDKPWEEAAIKLIKHAEVPVVPIYFHAKNSQLFYKLSKISDIFRTAKLPSEVVSQKRRIIKVRIGKPISVADQKEHVSLEDFSNFLRKKTYMLSNSFEHKSKILDNISSTLKTPKAPKNIITPVDSGIMIKEVEALRECDSRLLESKNYEVFLAQAKDTPNILREIGRLREITFREVGEGTNEAIDLDDFDQYYHHMFLWDRERNILAGAYRMGLGSQIFEKYGIDGFYLQDLFRFEPELYKMMSQSIEMGRAFIIKEYQQKPMPLFLLWKGIVHITLRFPEHKFLIGGVSISNQFSNFSKSLMIEFMKSHYYDPYIAQYVHPKKEFKVKLKDADKDFVFDETEADLNKFDKLIDEIEPGALRMPVLLKKYIKQNARLVAFNVDPLFNNAVDGLMYIKIADLPDSTVRPVMEEFQAELERKFTENNGVS; the protein is encoded by the coding sequence ATGACGAAAGCAACAAACATAGGCTTAGTTACACCCAAAGAAGTAGCCAAAGCAATAAAACTAGACAAATATGGTTTTATTGGCACTTTTATTGGCTGGCTACTAATGAAAGCACTCAAAATATCTACTATAAATAAGGTTTACAAGCGTAATAATCATCTTGAAGGCGTCGAGTTTTTAGACAAAATTTTAGAAGAATTTCAAATTAAATTTGAAATACCAGAAGAAGATTTTAAACGACTACCTAAAAACGGTGCTTATATAACGGTTTCAAACCACCCATTGGGCGGTATTGATGGCGCTTTACTTTTAAAATTAATGCTTGAACAGCGTGATGATTTTAAAATAATAGCCAATTTTTTATTACATCGTATTCAACCGATGAAACCTTATATGATGCCTGTAAACCCTTTCGAGGATAGGAAAGACATAAAATCGAGTATCGCAGGTTTTAAAAACGCTATTTTACATGTACGTGCCGGCCATCCGTTAGGCTTATTTCCTGCAGGCGAGGTTTCTACTTATAGAGACGGTAAACTAGTAGTCGATAAGCCTTGGGAAGAAGCAGCCATTAAATTAATAAAGCATGCCGAAGTACCGGTGGTTCCCATATACTTTCACGCCAAAAACAGTCAATTATTTTATAAGCTTTCTAAAATTAGCGATATATTCCGAACTGCAAAATTACCGTCTGAGGTTGTTAGCCAAAAACGTCGCATTATAAAAGTTAGAATAGGAAAACCCATCTCGGTTGCCGATCAAAAAGAACATGTTTCGTTAGAGGATTTCTCGAACTTCTTAAGAAAAAAGACTTACATGCTATCTAATTCTTTTGAACATAAATCAAAAATATTAGATAACATCTCTTCGACTCTAAAAACACCAAAAGCACCTAAAAATATTATTACTCCTGTTGATTCTGGAATTATGATTAAAGAGGTAGAAGCTCTTAGAGAGTGCGATTCTAGACTTTTAGAAAGTAAAAATTACGAAGTATTTTTGGCGCAAGCTAAGGATACACCAAATATACTTCGCGAAATTGGCCGTTTACGTGAAATCACCTTTCGGGAGGTAGGTGAAGGCACCAATGAAGCTATTGATTTAGATGACTTCGACCAATATTATCACCATATGTTTTTATGGGATCGTGAGCGCAACATACTCGCCGGTGCTTATAGAATGGGCTTAGGTTCTCAGATATTTGAAAAATATGGGATAGACGGATTTTATCTTCAAGATTTATTTAGATTCGAGCCTGAATTATATAAAATGATGAGCCAATCTATAGAGATGGGGCGTGCTTTCATTATTAAAGAATATCAACAAAAACCAATGCCATTATTTTTACTTTGGAAAGGTATTGTGCACATTACGTTGCGCTTTCCTGAGCATAAATTTTTAATTGGTGGGGTGAGTATAAGTAATCAGTTTTCTAATTTCTCTAAATCATTGATGATTGAGTTTATGAAATCGCATTACTACGATCCATACATCGCGCAATACGTGCACCCTAAAAAAGAATTTAAGGTTAAGTTGAAAGATGCCGATAAAGATTTTGTTTTCGATGAAACGGAAGCCGATTTAAATAAATTTGATAAACTTATTGACGAGATAGAGCCAGGTGCATTACGTATGCCGGTACTGCTTAAAAAGTATATAAAACAGAATGCCAGATTAGTAGCATTTAACGTAGACCCATTATTTAATAATGCTGTAGATGGTTTGATGTATATAAAAATTGCCGATTTACCAGACAGCACCGTTAGACCTGTAATGGAAGAGTTTCAAGCAGAATTGGAACGAAAGTTCACCGAAAACAACGGCGTTTCTTAA